TCCCAGTCTGATAGACATGAAGAATTTTAGCAAGGCTGAGGAGCAAATATGGTGAAGTGAAGATGTGTGAAGCTGACAGACTCCAACCAAAGAAGACTGGAGGCTAAACTTGAACCAAAAGCTGCTTCAACAAAGTATCAGTCACAGGGTGCACATAGTTTTCCCCTCTAACAGattagtttttcagttgaattgtacgAGATACTCGCTACATTATATGTGGAGAAAGTTTAATGATTTATCATCGTCTCATTTCCAACAAGCCAACATAAAAACCTGGTATTTTAACAGCAGAGACTTGAGGGTCACTGTAGaggtcatgtttttatttttattaaactagaTGTTTTGGACAAAACCTTGAGCTGAAACACATTTAATTAAGTAATGACATTTGGTCAATTGAACTTATTGTGTTTATTAACACaataagggggggggggggtgcggGGGGGGCGGGGGGGGGCGGGGGGGGGCGGATCTTTGGGTTGTAATCTGCCACTTGGCCACTAGATGTcgctgaatctgactgtactcaCTGTTTTTTAgagtatattttagattttcactaatagttttcaatctagaCATGAACAAACTGTGTTGTAGTGAAGACATTGTTACTCAGTGACATCATCACATCAGGTGTAAATAAATCTAATTCATCTCATATCTGGGAAATCcctttaaaaattttaattttgctcaaaaaataaatactttccagaacccatgcatgcacagagagaacatgcaaactccatgcagaaagacccccagccaggaattgaacccaggaccttctttctgcaaggcaacagcactACCCACTGTGTCATTGTTTGCTGAACAATGTCAAAAGTTCCTTAAAAAGTCTGACAAACTGGTTTTGCTCCTCCTACCTGTCTCTTTAGGCTCCATCTCAGATGAAACTCTAACTCATTCCAGGAAGCAGCTCACCTGTATCTCAGTCCAAGTTTTCACATCAAGTGTCTTCAACACTTTCTGAAGTTCCAACAAACTGTaagttcatttttattcatagttAAACTTTgactttaataatttttaactctttcatgtttgaaaaactttttatttcagccattttatgtttaaaggaaCATTTACAGGATTATTCAATATCTGAAATCAGTCAACGTGATGAACAgctgatgtttaaatattttcttcattaaacaaaatgtattttatctgttATGAGAAACAAACTATAATCTCCATGATTAAAATCTAACTGATCAGGATCTACAGTCTGGgatcctgcagctccttcagtcaAACTGGAATCACTTCATTTATTTGACAACTTGTTTTCTGTTGACAGAAAGTCTCAAACTCTAAGCTGATCTTTCAGTTTTCACCTGTTAAATATCATTTAGTTTCAGACTCTTTGTCAGTGTTGTCTTGTTGTTGTTGATTTATTCATCAGTTGAGATTTATGTGTCGATGTTTGGAGTTGCTTTTCTAGAGTCttgttaaattaatttatatgtTAAACTGATTGTGATGGTCTGAAGATTCTAGTTAAAGTGAATATGTGTGTTGCTGTTTAGCAATTATTTTGATTGgattatgaatatttattaaaatattataattaaaaatcttaaTTTATAATTCCTAACCAAAATCTTCTACAACCGTAAGTCTATTTTTTCATGAAGGAGAAGTCTTAGTTGTAAAATTTCTTCTCCTGTTGGATGTCATCATCTGTCCTTATGTTGGTTAGttgttataaataaatgttagaaCCCCTCCCTAAATGTCAGAGCTGAAAGCAGTTGGACTGTTGTCATGGTGACTGTCCCTCCTCTTACCTGCGTCCATCTCAGGTGAAGTTCTGACTCATTCCAGGAAGCTGCTCTGCTGCCTCAGAGTCTGTTTTGTTCAAGTCTTCTTCTGTTGTCGGTCTtgcttaaaatgtttcatgttattAAATGTTGTGAAGCTTTAATGGAACATATAATCCATCTGTATAGTTTGATGACTGAGAAATCCAGCAGGTCCAGATGTTCAGAGTTTGTTCTGCTTCATTTTGTGGAgcttctgctatgaatcagaaaaaggcggacccaagattcagccagacacagtactgaaagtttaaaatgtttattcagccacaggaaaacgtcacacaggtaacactcctcacagcttccaggaatcactgaggcagaaagagggattagtgacttgtagtctctccagattttgcagggatcagaaaagccactaacctgcttttgtcttgagtggaacttgaaacccagagaaacctcagtgggcggcaggcagtgatctccacagcacaggtaataAGTGACGCCAGGCTGAAtgatccaaggacagaaacagggtcaacgatcggaacaagaggcgtcaggcaagttGGAAATACATGGTCAAGCCACCCGATGTTTGCTCTTGGATAAAAATGAGCTCCCACAGTCCAATGGAGCAGCAATGGAGGTCCCACCACTGTTGTAAGGGTGCTACTGCAGGCATTATTCAATCTTCCTCTGAAACCTCCTATCACATCTATGCAGATGACATCCAGTTGAATATTTCTTTGAAGCTCCACCAGCTGGATAGGCTGTCTATTCTTGTCTAGTGCTTAACCAGGATCAATGACTGGCTTTcttgtaattttcttttctttaatgcCAACAAGGAAGAGACCCGGATCTAGATCCCAGTGAATTGCATACTAAAATTAAACAGATGGTGGTTTATTTTCACCCAGCAGTCAAGTCCAGTGTAACAAATCTAAAAGTTATAGTTGATTGATCTTTATTCTTTGACTTACCACAATAGTGTGTCTCTGTGACAACTACTTGCAGGTGCACTCTGATAAGACTGAACAACAATTATTGCCCCTGAGAACAGAATAACTAATATCAAGCAATATGCTGGTGTACTGGCCTCTTCTGTCAAACCAAACCTcagaaaccttggtgttatttttgaatcTATAAATCTATAACTATAAACTTTACAGGTAAACTTACTGTGATCTTCTCTAAGCGTTTGAATGCACATGTCCAACTGTTCAATGCTTCAGTTCTTTAAGCACAACTTGCTGTTTTCCAACAGTGAGTTTAACGGCAAAATCCTgttgtttcgtccatgaatcgACCAATATATTTCCTGGTACAATCAGAATTGGTATTTAAACAgtcctcctcatcatgctgttcacattttgacatcatgagATCAAGACAACATCTAACAATTAATCAGCAGTACCTCGCCATTGCGAGGCTTCAAACAGGATGCTCTCAGACACTAGTGGCCACTCAGCTTAGAGTTTCACAGAGTGTCATCAGAAGGTTGCAGTAAAGATACAGAGAGACTGATCCTCAGCCACTGATTCTTGAATAGTTTTTTTGATACCCAATTCCCAACCTCCAActggttcagtttatttaaattcatttttatttatatagcaccaattcacaacaattgtcgtctcaaggcacttttcaaagtcaattcagtcaaatcataCAAATTTCAAGTAGGGtacataaattccaattaatctcaactatcaaacagtgcagtcagatttagttcATTATTCAAAATGGTTAAtaatttttctatctaaggaaacccagcggaTTCAGTGACTTGCCGCTGGTATGatttactgtttttaattttcttggGAAGAGCTGGTCAGGCCGACGTTCTCATCTTCCAGTTGGaaaataacaaatttttttCACACATTCTGATTTTTGGGAGAACAATGTCTGCTGTTAGTGAATTAAAATTGTCTTGAATTATCATAACAGCACCTTAGGATGTTTTCCAACAAGTCATGGAGAATGTtgcaaatttaatttaaaatattcacATTGTCACCCAACCTGTTGCTGTCCATGCTAACATTGCTGTAAGATAGGCTGCTAGATTCTGTGTTCCCAGCATTGTTAGCTTTGGGCTGAGTGGACAATATCTGGTAGATTTTCAGACCATAAGAATTATTTATTGACTTGTTTTTGGATTTGGTCATAAGTTTTATTGCTTAGAAAACATTTCCATGTTTAGGACTATATatttgatgaataaaaataaccgCTGggaaggctgcaggtccagctcCATCTACTTTTCACCACATTGTTACTAAAAGTTACAATGTGGTGAAAAGTACCAGACACTAGTTTTGTGCATGGTCTACAGATTTTCAAAGCATCTCTGCTGGACTCTGTGGACCACtgtcacattttcattttatggtATATTCATATTTGCACTGAAGAATTGGTCCAATTAGTAATACCTTTCACACATTCTGGAAAATTCAACATGTAAAGCTCACAAAAGGAAGTTTATGACGTTTAGGCAGGGGCTGTAGgatgtttttggtgtttttgctctatgacatttaaaaaccatttccttcatttttatttcatcagtTGCTGCAGGATGAAGATTGATACCAACCTGACTCCCCAGCTTCCTGAGGCCCCTTCCCAGGCTGGCCTACAGTTTGTTGTAGCCACTGAGGAGGACTTCGATGAAATTATGGCAATGAGCCAGGATATCTATGGTGGTCTGGACTACCTTCCCACCAGATACACTAGCTGGCTTCAGGATTCGAACCGCATGGTTATTCTGGCACGCAAAGAAGGAAAAGTGGTGAGTTTACCAACCCACATCTTTTATGCAAATACATCCATTCATCAGCCACATTATTAAGATCACCTCACTAGTACTGGTTTTGAccctcttttgccttcagaactacCTGTATTGGTTGGGTCATGGTTTTAGCAAGGTATTGAAAAAATTCCTCATATGGTGAGGGCAGACTTTTTGGCTGTACATCCATGATGTTAATCTCCTGTTCCAACATGTCTCAAAGGAGCTTTATTGGAGATCTGCCATTGGTGTaaagtgaactcattgtcaggtttaTGAAACCAGATTGAGATTATTGGACCTCTATGCATTATGCTGCTGGAAGTACTCAGATAGACTGTGGCAATAAAACCATGCTTTGTTAGTATGAAGGGACCCAAAATGTGACTGGCTGTggcaaaaccaggaacaagtctaACAAGTCCACATGGGGTCGTTTGGAGTTATATACAGATCCTGAAAGAGTGGAGTCTAAGCTTTCCAATGATGTCAAACTTGTGGAAATTgaaaaagaattgaagaagaTATGACCATCTGAATGTCTGCACCCGCCAGACTACTTTTCTGAGAAATCAGCCCTGAAAGATTCCTTGTTTTCTCTCCCTGAAAGCAGGGCGGTGACAAAAGCTGCTAATTTCAATAACTTTTAATAGTCCACCTCCCCCAACTGTTTGTCAACATAAGCTCCAACTGACTGCAACAGACTTCTGTCACTGAACTCATAGTagtatttttctatgtaaagataatttacagcactgcatTACAATTTATTATTCACATTATTTATGTCTGCAAATTGTATCATGACTGCAACCTAATCTCTGCATCATGGTGAATCATTtggtttcctcttgtttttagaTCAATCTCACTTAATGTTCTAGtctattaaatgttttacctcAGGCTGAGTTTGAAATCCTATCTCACAGCAATTAGCAAAATATCAGGTTAATATGGATGTGTTCTTCTTAATATGTAATATGAAATGTCCAAAGATTATTGTAGCatgcagaaatattgtttatcagTCTACATTTTATGTGTGCAGGTATGAATAGAGCTATGGGCTAATAGCTTACACCTTTTGAATATGTGTTAATCTAgaagagtgttttctttttttcttccgtAGGTTGCTCTGGAATCAGCATGTGTGATCGATGATGGCGGGACTATGCTAGTGGAGGGTCTTCGTGTTGCCCCTCAGGAAAGAGGGAAGGGAGTAGCAGGAGTTCTGCTGCGCTTCTGCTCCGAGCTGGTCAAATCCAAATTTCCAGATGTAAAAGTGACCCGCTTGACCCGTGATGACCAGCTTGGGCCGAAGGACTTTGAAAAGTATCGCATCATAACTAAGCAGGTacaaacaacaaaactaaacctTAAAACACTTTCATTGTctttgtgttcaaaataattgagatttaaaaatggaaaccatttttaagaaataaatgaatgaattgaCTGTACTCCACAGGGAATTCTGCTAGTGCGTTTCAGAGCTGAAGAACTCAAACTGCGACTTTGTGACATAATATTGCGTGGCGGCATTCATTCATCTGTGTCCACACACCAGTCCAGCCCCCCTCCTGTGCGTCTCGATCAAACATCTATCCATCAGCTTTATCTTACTACTGACTTGATGCAGGGAGTGCTTCCTAATGCCACCGTCATTCAAGACTGGCAGCCATTCAAGCTTCTACCAAGCAATTTCTCAATCCTACTGAAGAAGGACATTGACTGGATGGTGGATGATTTATCCAGTCCTACTGTGGCCAGCCTTTGTACCTTCCCTTTCAGGGTGCCCATTGGAGATGATTGGTA
This genomic window from Girardinichthys multiradiatus isolate DD_20200921_A unplaced genomic scaffold, DD_fGirMul_XY1 scaffold_26, whole genome shotgun sequence contains:
- the LOC124865136 gene encoding histidine N-acetyltransferase-like produces the protein MKIDTNLTPQLPEAPSQAGLQFVVATEEDFDEIMAMSQDIYGGLDYLPTRYTSWLQDSNRMVILARKEGKVVALESACVIDDGGTMLVEGLRVAPQERGKGVAGVLLRFCSELVKSKFPDVKVTRLTRDDQLGPKDFEKYRIITKQGILLVRFRAEELKLRLCDIILRGGIHSSVSTHQSSPPPVRLDQTSIHQLYLTTDLMQGVLPNATVIQDWQPFKLLPSNFSILLKKDIDWMVDDLSSPTVASLCTFPFRVPIGDDWYYLNIDMFGKDLNLTQQQFLCHLQRHTTNLKGHVMCQIFLEPGLWKPMVDFCQNTLNVDLVKEYTEQCVVESDLI